The following nucleotide sequence is from Rhodospirillales bacterium.
AAGACACAACGACCATACCGAGCATCACGTTCACGGTGTATGCTAGATACACGCCGAGGAACATGATCACTACAGACATGATGTCGCCTGTCAGTTTCTTTCCTGTCAGGATTGTGCTGCCCAGGACCAAAGTCCAGATCGCACCGATCATGGTATGGATCGAGCCTCCGTCGAAGAAACTCCCGACAGAACCTTCAATCACACCCAGTGTCACCAGATAGTGACCCAGGAAAGTTGATAATCCGACCAGCAGCATAACGTGGAATAGGAAAAACCCTACTGCACCTGTGATCGAACGAGTATGTGCAAGATTTGTAAGATGATTAAACATAATACACTCCTTTCGTTGCACGTGGTTAAGCGGAAACATAAGTCCAACCGTGGCCTTGTCCGCGTCTTTTCCAGCAGTGTCAAAGGAGCTTTATTTTCTAAACCGTTCTCCGTGACAAAGCCGAAACTTTATTTTGAACCCTATTAGAGTTCGTCTAATTCCGTATCCCAGTACAGAAAGTCTCCCCAGCTTTTGTGTAGAAAGTTCGGGGGGAACTTTCGCCCGTGCCCCTGAAGCTCATGCAGCATAGGCTGCCTTGGCTCATGGATCGGATACATATTTACTTCGTGCGGCATGCGGTTGCCTTTTTGCGTGTTGCATTTCTGACATGCCGCAACGATATTCTCCCAGTTCGTACGCCCTCCTCTGGAGCGCGGAATTACATGATCAAAAGTTAGTTCATGCGTTTTAAATGTGTTTGCACAATATTGGCATTGCCAGCGATCACGCAGGAACACATTAAATCTTGTAAAGGCCGGGCTTCGCGCCCTCGGCACATATTCTTTCAGAGCCAGCACACTGGGCAGCTTCATATCAAAACTCGGTGAGTGGACAACACGATCATATTCCGATATCACCGTGACCGTATCTCGAAAAATGGCCTTCACAGCTTCCTGCCAAGGCCATATTGAAAGCGGAAAATAACTCAGCGGCCTATAGTCAGCATTCAGCACAAGGGCTGGACATTGTTCAAGAGAGGTTGCTGCATTCATGTGCCCACACTCCTAACGTTTTTCCGTTGGCTTCGGTCGGAGGTCCGATAACATAGTGCGGTTCATAGTGCTGATCAGACCTCGCGCATCTAACACTTTCATTATACCATAAACCCGCGCCTTTCCTAAGTTTTTCGGTGGTTTCTATGCTGCACAACACCAATTTCCGTATTGCAATATTTTTCATATACCATAATAATTTTATGATTATTCAGTGGGTTATACCTCCTTGCGAAAGCAAAAAAGAGGAACTGTGCAGTGCGATATTCAAGTTGAATTAATTTATAAAAAAATACGCCGCAACGCTTTGAAAAAACATTTCTTACAATAATACAGATTTCAAAAATTCTGTGCCTGATTTTATCCCTGTTTCATCGATAGAATGCGATAGGCCCGGCGTGGTGTAACCACTCACTTCAAAGCCGCTGCGTTCTAACATGCTGCGTGCATGAGCGTATGCCTCGACAGGAACAACATCGTCAGCCTGCCCATGAATAAGGCGCACCGGGATTTTATTTGGTCCCGCTTCCCCGATCATAGAACCGGAATAGCCCAGTACACCGGCCAGCGTTTTTGGGTATCTGGGTGCGGCATACAGACTCATCATCGTGCCCTGAGAAAAGCCAACCAGCGCGGTCTTATTTGCGGGGATCTGATATTTTTCAATTTGATCAGCGATAAATTTCTGCAATATGGGGGCGGCGGTTTCGATTTCTGTGAGCATTTTATCGGGATCACGATCTTGAAAGGAAAACCATTGATAGCTGTTTGGATAGCCTGGGGGGACCATATCGCACACAAACGGCGCATCGGGTGAAACGAACGCGGCGTCAGGCACTTTCGCCGCAAAATACGGCGCCAATGAGATAAGATCCTGCCCGTTCGAGCCCAGCCCGTGCAGCAAAATCACCAGACTTTCGACCTGCCCTTGCGGCAATGCTTCATAAATATTGTTTATTTCACCTTCACTCATGCTATATGGCTAGCATGATCATGCGCACGACCCAAAGCCTATTCCTATTCGGCCTGTTTTTTCTTGCGGGCAATGTTGCCTGTGCGCAAGAGCCTTCGGTTGAGCAGCAGATCGTCGAGCGCGTTAAAAACTCTGAAAATAAAAATTTTGTCAGCCTGTCGGTAGAAAATGACTCTATTGGCGGGGGGACGGATCAGTTTTACACCAGCGGCGTGCGCCTGAGCTGGTTCAATGTGAATACACCTGTGCCGCCTATGATTGATGAAATGGCGGATATGGTGCCGACTTTTGATCTCAACGAAACCACCAGCACCCTTTTTACATTGGGGCAGAACATCTATACACCGGAAGATATTCGTATTGCCGCCAATCAGGATAATGACCGGCCATGGGCGGCGTTTCTTTACGGTTCTGTGGGGCTGGCGACACTGGAAAATAACCATATTGATGAACTGGAAGTAACGCTCGGCATTGTTGGCCCGGAAGCTTTGGGTGAACAGGCGCAGAAATTTATTCATAGCCATGTGACAAGTTCTCCAACTCCTAAAGGCTGGCGGCACCAGCTTGATTTTGAGCCTGGACTTATCATCTCCGCGCAGCGGCGCTGGCCGGGAGCTTATCACAAGACCATCGGCGATTACCGTTTGCGCGCTGAGCCGAATGTAAACGCCTCTTTAGGAAATATTTATACCTATATCGGGAGCGGTGTCAGCCTCTCTTTCGGCCCGTATCAGGGATACTTGCAAGATACGCCGCCGCGGGTGCGTCCTGCCATGCCCGGATCAGGTTATTTCGAAACGCCGGATCAGAACTGGAGCTGGTATCTGTTTGCCGGGCTCGACGGGCGGCTTATGGGGCACAATATTTTTCTGGATGGCAATACATTCAAAAGCAGCCACAGCGTCGATAAAAAGCCTTTTGTCGGCGATGTCTCCGCAGGGGTCGCCTTTACGCTTGGCAATTATCGGCTCTCCTATGCGATTAATGGACGCTCGAAAGAATTTGACGGGCAAAAGGGAACAAGCGTTTTTGGATCTTTAACGCTGTCGACACGATTCTAGCTCCGGCGTCATTGCGAGCGCACGTGAAGCAATCCATCTATTGGGCAGAACTCAGAGATGGATTTCCGCGTCAGACCTTCTGCCCTCCTCGCAATGACGAAATGCAGTGACAATGTCGCTTTCAGCCCGTATATTCTAATTTATGAAATACGATCTTCTTCATATTCAGGGACAACCCTATGTACTGGTGCCGCTGCATGATTACCGCAGCATGGTCAGCGGCGGGAAAAATAAGGGACTGCCGGATGAGATTCTCGATGCGCTCACAGCCCGCGAAGAAAGCCCGGTGAAAATTATGCGTAAACATCGCGGCATGACGCAAAAGGAACTGGCGGCGCTGGCCGGAATTTCACGGCCCTATCTCACCGAAATTGAAACCGGAAAAAAAGACGGCTCGATTCGCGCGATGAAAGCGCTGGCCGATGTGCTGGGCGTGAGCGTCGGGGCGCTGGCTTAGTTTGACAAGTTTATACTCAATATATTATACATAATCATTATGTTTACATACCGACTTACACAACCCTGGGAATATGATGAGATTGCGGCCTTAAACTGGCTGCCGCAGAGCGTTCGTGATGCGTTTTCCCGTTTCAGCGACCGGACGAAAGATATCATCGCCTTTAAATACATCAATAATGGAATCATTGAAGGTGTTGGCATTGCGAAATTTAAACATAATCGTCTGGGAACGCATATCGTCATTGGCCACCTGAATGTCAAGGATGGCTGTCGAGGCCAAGGCATCGGCAGCGCTCTGCTCAATCATTTTTTAGAGATTTCTGTTCAAAATCATGTTCCTTGCCGACTGCAAGTCGCTCCCTTTAATCGCGGGGCCAAACGGCTATATGGGCGGTTTGATTTTTCTGTGGCTCCCGATGAACAGGACCCTGGAACACTTTGGATGGCCAGATATCCGTTATCGTTTCAACCCGCCCATAATGCCGCGCATGACTTCGCGGGCGATAGTGCGGCCTATTGAAGAGCTGATTGAACGCACCATAGATTTTACAGCCGCTTCGCCGACGCTTTGACGGCTGGAGCGGTGTTTGGGTTGAGCATTCTCAGCCGCCTCTTGCGCTTTTTCAGCCTGCTCGGCGGCTTTTTTGGCGCGCAGCTGCAATACTTCATAGGCGCTTTCGCGGTCCTGTGTCTGGTTATATTTTGTGCCCAGACCGCTGGCTTTCATCTGCATGGTTTTGGCGTCAGGACTAGCCGGGCCGAGGCGTGAGGATGGTGGGCGGATTAGTGTGCGCTGGACAATTGAGGGCTGGCCATTACCTTCCAGAGTCGAGACCAGCGCCTCGCCGACACCCAGTTCGGTGATGACTTCAGCCACGTCGAATTTGTCATTTTCGCGGTAAGTCTGGGCTGCCAGCTTGATGGCCTTTTGCTGTTTGGGGGTGAAGGCGCGCAAGGCGTGCTGGATGCGGTTTCCGAGCTGACCCAAGATACTGTCAGGAACGTCTGCGGGGTTTTGAGTGATAAAGAACACGCCAACGCCTTTGGAACGAATCAGACGCACGACTTGCTCCACCTTATCGAGCAGCGCCTTGGGCGCGTCATCAAAAAGCAAATGCGCTTCATCGAAAAAGAAGACCAGTTTCGGGCGGTCGGCGTCACCAGCCTCTGGCAGTTCCTCGAATAATTCAGCCAGCAGCCAGAGCAGGAAGGTGGCGTAGAGCCGGGGGGATTGCATCAATTTATCGGCGGCGAGGATGTTGACATGGCCACGCCCGTCGAGATCGGTGCGCATAAAATCGCGTAAGTCCAGCGCGGGTTCGCCGAAGAAATCAGCCGCGCCTTGATCTTCGAGGCGCAGAAGTGAACGCTGAATTGCGCCGACGCTTTGCGGGCTGACATTGCCGTAGGTTTTGGAAATTTCGGCGCGTTGTTCATGCACGGTATTCAGGAGTGCACGCAGATCTTTAAGGTCGAGCAGCAGCAGGCCTTGTTCGTCGGCCACGCGGAAGGCGATATTGAGGACGCCTTCCTGTGTGTCGTTAAGTTCGAGAATGCGCGCCAGCAAAAGCGGGCCCATTTCGGAAACAGTCGTGCGGATCGGATGGCCCTGATCCCCAAACAAATCCCAGAATACGGCTGGGTAGGCCCGCGCTTTATATTCATCGCCAAAACCGATGATGTCAGCGCGTTTGGTCAGGAAATCCTGCATTTCTGAGGGCTGGCAAATACCGGACAGGTCGCCCTTCACATCGGCCATAAAGACCGGCACACCCACATCAGAAAAGCCTTCGGCCAAATTTTGCAGCGTGACAGTTTTTCCCGTTCCAGTCGCCCCGGCGATCAGACCATGACGGTTCCCCCATTTCAGCGGGAGGTACTGGGCGAGTTTTTCTTTGCCAACGCTTTGGCCGACATAAACGGCATCGTCTCTAAGCTTTTTCATGCTTCATTCCTCTTTGTCATTGCGAGCGCGAAGCAAATGCATAGCATTTGTTCGCATTTTTATAAAGCAAACAAATCTGTGAGTTGCTTTGCGCGAAGCAATCCAGAAACAGCAAAACAAAAATGGATTGCCGCGTCGTCTTTGCCTCCTCGCAATGACGGTTACTTTAGTTTCTTAAATGCCTGTTCCAGGTCAGCGATGAGATCGTCTGGATCTTCAAGGCCGATTTGCAGACGCAAGAGTTGTCCGGTTTCGTTCCATTTTTTGGCTTTGCGCCAGCCGATTTCGATTTGCGGCTGGAGCAGGCTCATATAGCCGCCCCATGAACTGCCGATGGGAAAGAGTTCCAGCACGTTGATGAAATTACTGACCTGCTCTTTGGAATAATCTTTGAGCAAGATGCTGAGCAATCCGTTAGAACCGGAAAAATCACGTTTCCACAGAGCGTGGGTTGGGTGATCGGGCAACGCGACGTGATAAACGCGGCGCACCTCATCCCTGCCCTGTAGCCACTGCGCGATTTGCAGGGCGCTGGCGGCCTGGCGCTTCATACGCATTTTCATGGTGCGCAACCCGCGCAGAGCCAGCGATAAATCCAACGAGCCGGGGCAATGGCCGAGATCAACATGCGCGGATTTGAGGCGCTTATAATGCTCTTCGGTATCGGCGACGGCGTAGCCCAAATTCACATCGGCATGGCCGCTAATATATTTGGTCGCGGCGCAGACCGAGATATTGACTCCATGCGCCAAAGGCTTGAACAGCAGACCGCTGGCCCAAGTGTTATCCATGATCGTCGTAACGCCGCGTGCTTTGGCTTCTTTGACAATGGCGGGGACATCCTGCACCTCGAATGTCGCCGAGCCGGGTGATTCCAGATAAATTACGGCGGTGTTATCCTTGATCAGGTCTTTGATCCCTGCCCCTACGCATGGATCATAATATTCGACTTCGACGCCGAAACGTCCCAGAAGTTTATCGCAGGCGATGCGGGTGGGCGGATAGATGCTGTCGCACGTCAGCAGATGATCGCCTGCTTTTAAAAAAGCCAGAAGCGCGGCGGTAATCGGGGCGAGACCGGTCGAAGAGCTTACCGCCTTATACCCCCCTTCCAACTCCGCCATTGCCGTTTCGAAATGATTGCTTAAGGGATGGCTGATATTGGCGTAGGTAAATTTCTGGCCTTTTTTGGTTTCGTAGCCTTCCAGGTCCTTATATTTAATCGTGGAGGCCTGCACGATCGGCGGGTTCATTATGCCGTGATAATCATCCGGGTCGCGGCCCAGTTTGGTTAGAAGCGTGTCTTCTTTGAATTTCTTGTCGCTCATATTTTTATCTCATAGTCCCGGTCATGCTGAAGCGCGGGGATACTGGCGCGCGCTTTTTCAACTTCATTTAAATCGATTTCAGCCGTTATGATACCGATTTCCCGCTCCATTGCAGACAAAATCTCGCCCCAGGGGCTGATAATCATCGAATGCCCCCATGTCTGGCGTCCTCCTTCATGCTCGCCGGTCTGGGCAGCGGCCAAAACGAAGCTGCCGGTTTCGATGGCGCGGGCGCGCAGCAGGACTTCCCAATGCGCCTGACCGGTCGGCATGGTGAAGGCGCTCGGCGCAGTGAGGATTTGCGCGCCTGCTTTGGCCATATCGCGCCAGAGATGGGGAAAGCGCAGATCATAGCAAATGCCCATGCCGAGCTTTACGCCCTCCATATCGGCGATCGCGGCTTTCGTGCCCGGTTCGAATTCAGCGCTTTCACGATAAAATTCAGTGCGCGAGAGAGTGACATCGAACATGTGGATTTTGTCGTAGGTTTGAACGATTTTGCCATCAGGGGGAAATAAAAAAGAGCGGTTTGCGAGTTTTTCGCCGCTAACACGCACACCCAGCGAGCCTATCAGCAGCCAGATGCCCAACTCTTTGGCCAATGCGGCGAAAAAGGCAATAGGCTTGTGCGCGCTCATATCGCCGGAGGTGGCGACGCGGTCTTTGACGTAGCGGCGCATCTGATCAGTGTTTTCGGGCGTCAGTATGAACTGCGCACCCTGCTCTGCCGCCTTGCGGATGAGGGCAGCGGCAGCCTTCATGTTTTCATCCATATCCGGGCTGCTGGTCAATTGAATACAGGCGGTTTTGATTTTATTGTTCATTCTTTTCTTTCTATGTCATCCCGAGCGCAGTCGAGGGATCTTTTCTTTTAACTGTTTACAAAGATCCCTCCACTCCGGGCTAACGCCCTTCGGTCGGGATGACGTCAAAAGCTACTCCAAAAGTCCATCCAACTCGTTATTCGTATCGAGCATGTGCAGATCATCGCAGCCGCCGATCAGCTTATCATCAATGAAAATCTGCGGGACGGTTTTCGGCCCGCCGGTGCGTTCGACCATTTTCGCGCGCGCTGCTTCATCCCCGGTTATGTCATACCCCGTATATTCCACGCCCTTTTTATCCAGCAATGCGCGGGCTTTTTTGCAATAAGGGCATGTGGTCCAATAATAAATTTCAACGTTTGCCATTCATGAATCTCCTTCTTATGACTGAATCTCACGAAAAAAGTAGTGCGATCATAGCGGTAAGGCAAATAAATCTTCGGGTAAATACTAGGCTCAGGACCTAATAAACAGGATTCACCGGTTAATTTGTGGTTCATTGATAATGAAAGAGAATTTCATCATGAGGGCTTTGTATTGGTTACCAGAGGAGCGGTTAAAGAAGATAGAGCCCTATTTTCTGCTGTCACGCGGGGTACCGCGCGTGAATGATATGCGGGTTATCAGCAGCAGCATCTTTGCTCCCAAGTGTGGCTTGTAGTGGCGTGATGCGCAGGGCGAAGACAGCCAGTCCACAATTTTCCCTTTTCCCTTTTCCTTCATCGCCCCACTGAGACCCGATCACCGCTACGTTACTCATATTGTTTTTTTCCTTTTTTTATTCACTTATTTTACTATAAACCAACTCAAGATAAGTATTGGCCCATACAAAAATAATAACACTAGAAATTCCTTGATATATTGCTTCCAACCATATTTAAGCACTCCTGTTCTTTGCTCTTTCTGCCAATAATATTCCCCAACAATCCGCACGAAAGAATACTGAATAAAAAGCAAGGCAGGATACAGCAAATAAAAATGGAACGTTACATAATCACTTCCTAAATCCTCCCCTTCTTTTTGAAAAATTAAGGTATCCAAAGCACCTGCAATAAAAAAATTTAAAAAAAGCCACGCACAAAAGAGAGGTGGTCCCAAGAATTCGGACAGTGAGTTAAGCTACGATCTATGACCGAAGGAGGGTCATGGATTATGAGCAAGACAAGGAAGAACTACCCGGCGAAGTTTAAAGCGCAGGTTGCGCTGGCGGCGTTGCGGGAGGACGCGCCGATCACGGAGCTGTCATCCCGTTACGGGGTGCATGCGACGGTCATTCACCGTTGGAAGAAGGAGGCTCTGGCTGCGCTGGAGGCGGGTTTTGCGGGCAAGCTGGAATCGCGAGCGGACGCGCATAACGCCGAGGTCAGGGACTTGCACGCCAAGATCGGACAGCTGACAGTGGAACGTGATTTTTTAGCCGATGCCTCCGCCCGGTTGCGGTCCGGGGGCGGCAGGAAATGGTAGACCCGTCCAATGACAATATCGGCATCGCGGCGCAGTGCCGGTTGCTGGGGATCAGCCGCTCTGGCTGGTATTACGAGCGGCGCGGGGAGAGCGCGGACAATTTGGCGCTGATGCGGCTGATTGACGCGCAATTCCTGCAAACCCCGTTTTACGGATCCCGTCAGATGGCCCGGCATCTGCGCCGTCAGGGGTACGAGGTAGGCCGCACCCGCGTGCGGCGTCTGATGCGCCTGATGGGAATCGAGGCGGTCTATCAAAGGCCGCGCACTTCGATGCCGCATCCCGGCCACCGGATTTATCCCTACCGGCTCAAGGGGCTCACGATCACCCGCCCGAACCATGTATGGTGCGCGGATATCACGTACATCCCTGTCAAACGCGGGTTTTTGTATCTGGTAGCGATCATGGACTGGGCCAGCCGGAAGGTGCTGGCCTGGCGGCTGTCGAACACGATGGAAACGCGCTTTTGCGTGGAGGCGCTGGAGGAAGCCATCGCCCG
It contains:
- a CDS encoding HNH endonuclease, whose product is MNAATSLEQCPALVLNADYRPLSYFPLSIWPWQEAVKAIFRDTVTVISEYDRVVHSPSFDMKLPSVLALKEYVPRARSPAFTRFNVFLRDRWQCQYCANTFKTHELTFDHVIPRSRGGRTNWENIVAACQKCNTQKGNRMPHEVNMYPIHEPRQPMLHELQGHGRKFPPNFLHKSWGDFLYWDTELDEL
- a CDS encoding alpha/beta fold hydrolase; protein product: MSEGEINNIYEALPQGQVESLVILLHGLGSNGQDLISLAPYFAAKVPDAAFVSPDAPFVCDMVPPGYPNSYQWFSFQDRDPDKMLTEIETAAPILQKFIADQIEKYQIPANKTALVGFSQGTMMSLYAAPRYPKTLAGVLGYSGSMIGEAGPNKIPVRLIHGQADDVVPVEAYAHARSMLERSGFEVSGYTTPGLSHSIDETGIKSGTEFLKSVLL
- a CDS encoding lipid A deacylase LpxR family protein, which encodes MRTTQSLFLFGLFFLAGNVACAQEPSVEQQIVERVKNSENKNFVSLSVENDSIGGGTDQFYTSGVRLSWFNVNTPVPPMIDEMADMVPTFDLNETTSTLFTLGQNIYTPEDIRIAANQDNDRPWAAFLYGSVGLATLENNHIDELEVTLGIVGPEALGEQAQKFIHSHVTSSPTPKGWRHQLDFEPGLIISAQRRWPGAYHKTIGDYRLRAEPNVNASLGNIYTYIGSGVSLSFGPYQGYLQDTPPRVRPAMPGSGYFETPDQNWSWYLFAGLDGRLMGHNIFLDGNTFKSSHSVDKKPFVGDVSAGVAFTLGNYRLSYAINGRSKEFDGQKGTSVFGSLTLSTRF
- a CDS encoding helix-turn-helix transcriptional regulator, producing MKYDLLHIQGQPYVLVPLHDYRSMVSGGKNKGLPDEILDALTAREESPVKIMRKHRGMTQKELAALAGISRPYLTEIETGKKDGSIRAMKALADVLGVSVGALA
- a CDS encoding GNAT family N-acetyltransferase, whose translation is MFTYRLTQPWEYDEIAALNWLPQSVRDAFSRFSDRTKDIIAFKYINNGIIEGVGIAKFKHNRLGTHIVIGHLNVKDGCRGQGIGSALLNHFLEISVQNHVPCRLQVAPFNRGAKRLYGRFDFSVAPDEQDPGTLWMARYPLSFQPAHNAAHDFAGDSAAY
- a CDS encoding DUF853 family protein; amino-acid sequence: MKKLRDDAVYVGQSVGKEKLAQYLPLKWGNRHGLIAGATGTGKTVTLQNLAEGFSDVGVPVFMADVKGDLSGICQPSEMQDFLTKRADIIGFGDEYKARAYPAVFWDLFGDQGHPIRTTVSEMGPLLLARILELNDTQEGVLNIAFRVADEQGLLLLDLKDLRALLNTVHEQRAEISKTYGNVSPQSVGAIQRSLLRLEDQGAADFFGEPALDLRDFMRTDLDGRGHVNILAADKLMQSPRLYATFLLWLLAELFEELPEAGDADRPKLVFFFDEAHLLFDDAPKALLDKVEQVVRLIRSKGVGVFFITQNPADVPDSILGQLGNRIQHALRAFTPKQQKAIKLAAQTYRENDKFDVAEVITELGVGEALVSTLEGNGQPSIVQRTLIRPPSSRLGPASPDAKTMQMKASGLGTKYNQTQDRESAYEVLQLRAKKAAEQAEKAQEAAENAQPKHRSSRQSVGEAAVKSMVRSISSSIGRTIAREVMRGIMGGLKR
- the metC gene encoding cystathionine beta-lyase, with protein sequence MSDKKFKEDTLLTKLGRDPDDYHGIMNPPIVQASTIKYKDLEGYETKKGQKFTYANISHPLSNHFETAMAELEGGYKAVSSSTGLAPITAALLAFLKAGDHLLTCDSIYPPTRIACDKLLGRFGVEVEYYDPCVGAGIKDLIKDNTAVIYLESPGSATFEVQDVPAIVKEAKARGVTTIMDNTWASGLLFKPLAHGVNISVCAATKYISGHADVNLGYAVADTEEHYKRLKSAHVDLGHCPGSLDLSLALRGLRTMKMRMKRQAASALQIAQWLQGRDEVRRVYHVALPDHPTHALWKRDFSGSNGLLSILLKDYSKEQVSNFINVLELFPIGSSWGGYMSLLQPQIEIGWRKAKKWNETGQLLRLQIGLEDPDDLIADLEQAFKKLK
- a CDS encoding carbon-nitrogen hydrolase family protein, with protein sequence MNNKIKTACIQLTSSPDMDENMKAAAALIRKAAEQGAQFILTPENTDQMRRYVKDRVATSGDMSAHKPIAFFAALAKELGIWLLIGSLGVRVSGEKLANRSFLFPPDGKIVQTYDKIHMFDVTLSRTEFYRESAEFEPGTKAAIADMEGVKLGMGICYDLRFPHLWRDMAKAGAQILTAPSAFTMPTGQAHWEVLLRARAIETGSFVLAAAQTGEHEGGRQTWGHSMIISPWGEILSAMEREIGIITAEIDLNEVEKARASIPALQHDRDYEIKI
- the grxC gene encoding glutaredoxin 3 encodes the protein MANVEIYYWTTCPYCKKARALLDKKGVEYTGYDITGDEAARAKMVERTGGPKTVPQIFIDDKLIGGCDDLHMLDTNNELDGLLE